One segment of Paenibacillus rhizovicinus DNA contains the following:
- a CDS encoding carbohydrate ABC transporter permease, giving the protein MKNSSASSFDIMNYAVQIVFTLVCIYPFYYIFIYSVSDPQQALKGLILLPKQLTIVNYTHIFRLDNMLHSFIVSVLRTVIGTILTIACSTWFAYAVTKNELYLRKTIYRFLVITMYFNAGLIPWYLTMKELGLKNNFLLYVLPGAVVAYYVVLLKTFIEQLPQALEESAMIDGAGHLTIFTRVIFPLSMPIVATIAVFASVGQWNTWTDNYFLVSSDNLQTLQLILYNYLTDAQQIVNSSNLQDLNRGLATKISPESIRITITMVVTLPVMLVYPFLQRYFVKGIMLGAIKG; this is encoded by the coding sequence GTGAAGAACTCATCCGCTTCATCGTTCGACATCATGAACTACGCCGTCCAAATTGTGTTCACCCTCGTGTGCATCTACCCGTTCTATTACATTTTCATCTATTCGGTCAGCGATCCGCAGCAGGCGCTCAAGGGGCTGATCCTCCTGCCCAAACAACTGACGATCGTCAATTACACGCATATCTTCCGGCTGGATAACATGCTTCACTCTTTCATCGTCTCGGTGCTGAGGACGGTGATCGGGACGATCCTGACGATTGCCTGCAGTACTTGGTTCGCCTATGCCGTGACGAAGAACGAGCTGTACTTGCGCAAGACGATCTATCGGTTCCTCGTCATTACGATGTATTTCAATGCCGGGCTTATCCCGTGGTACCTCACGATGAAGGAGCTGGGCTTGAAGAACAATTTTCTTCTCTACGTCCTGCCGGGAGCCGTCGTCGCGTATTACGTCGTCCTGCTCAAGACCTTCATCGAGCAGCTGCCCCAAGCGCTCGAAGAATCCGCGATGATCGACGGCGCGGGCCATTTGACCATTTTCACGCGGGTCATCTTCCCCTTATCGATGCCGATCGTGGCGACGATCGCCGTGTTCGCATCCGTCGGCCAGTGGAACACCTGGACGGATAACTATTTCCTCGTTTCCAGCGACAATCTGCAGACGCTGCAGCTGATCTTGTACAACTATTTGACAGATGCCCAGCAAATCGTGAACAGCAGCAATTTGCAGGACTTGAACCGCGGCCTTGCGACGAAGATTTCGCCGGAATCGATTCGCATCACGATTACGATGGTGGTTACGCTTCCGGTCATGCTCGTCTATCCGTTTCTGCAGCGGTATTTTGTCAAAGGCATTATGCTTGGCGCCATTAAAGGCTAG
- a CDS encoding Shedu anti-phage system protein SduA domain-containing protein: MNLYEGDYTKPTGKYAAAINEYNEFWSQGQIDFSKASDPIEKFDNETRKFIYNFNSKFPNNVVWHYHRDNTTVDLELIALRKVINSAKNEHDIQDYIKKNRKWFIPASIFKEYNFGHKETYLFPEMKLGSSMRADYVLCGRNSDGYSLILVEYESPASTFVLTDGYKLSASANSGLGQINQWKEWMESNKTTFFNEHKFTEKGINVPITRIHYCLVISRRNQMETNDRDRKNRIISESTNLNIINYDRVCDYVSNLDEGYSTYR, encoded by the coding sequence ATGAACTTATATGAAGGTGATTATACTAAACCGACAGGAAAATACGCAGCAGCTATTAATGAATATAATGAATTCTGGAGTCAGGGACAAATTGATTTTTCTAAAGCTTCCGATCCAATTGAAAAGTTTGATAATGAGACGAGGAAGTTTATTTATAACTTCAATTCTAAATTTCCCAATAATGTTGTATGGCATTATCATAGAGATAATACAACTGTAGATTTAGAATTAATTGCATTAAGGAAGGTCATTAATTCTGCGAAAAATGAGCATGATATTCAAGATTACATTAAGAAAAATAGAAAGTGGTTTATCCCGGCTTCAATATTTAAAGAGTATAATTTTGGTCACAAAGAGACGTATCTCTTTCCAGAAATGAAGTTAGGAAGTAGCATGCGAGCAGATTATGTTTTATGTGGAAGAAACTCTGATGGATACAGCTTAATCCTTGTTGAATACGAATCACCGGCATCAACATTTGTTTTAACTGATGGTTATAAATTATCAGCATCTGCTAATTCTGGCTTAGGTCAGATTAATCAATGGAAAGAGTGGATGGAATCAAATAAAACAACATTTTTTAATGAGCATAAATTTACTGAGAAAGGCATAAATGTTCCTATTACAAGAATTCACTATTGTTTAGTGATTAGCAGAAGAAATCAAATGGAGACAAATGATAGAGATCGAAAAAATAGAATAATTAGTGAATCAACGAATTTAAATATAATAAATTACGATAGAGTGTGTGATTATGTTTCTAATCTAGATGAAGGATACAGTACTTATAGATAA
- a CDS encoding ABC transporter permease produces the protein MHAQANPAVKVRKKRWNASRVTLFAMVIPFVILVFVFNYIPLFGWLYAFYDYKPGIPLSQTPFVGMKFFRLVLDDKDDLIRVLTNTLAMSFLSILASPLAVIFAILLNESKNKAFKKVVQTLTTLPNFISWIIVYSLASVIFSSGGLLNEILFKLHWIENATNVLGNQPATWWFQTAISVWKGLGFGSIIYLAAIAGIDPELYDAAKVDGAGRLQRIMAITVPGILPTFFVLTLLNIANILSSTSFEQNLVFYNSLVADKLETLDYFVYRTGIATGDVSFGTAVGIAKSIISIVLLFSINAVSKRVRGQSVF, from the coding sequence ATGCATGCACAAGCAAATCCGGCCGTGAAGGTTCGCAAGAAAAGGTGGAATGCCAGCAGGGTCACGCTGTTCGCGATGGTAATTCCGTTCGTCATCCTGGTGTTCGTGTTTAACTATATTCCGTTATTCGGATGGCTCTATGCCTTCTACGATTACAAGCCGGGCATCCCGTTATCGCAGACGCCGTTCGTCGGCATGAAATTCTTCCGCTTGGTGCTGGACGATAAGGATGATCTGATCCGCGTGCTGACCAATACGCTCGCGATGAGCTTTCTCTCCATCCTCGCTTCGCCGCTTGCCGTTATCTTCGCGATTCTGCTGAACGAGTCGAAGAACAAGGCGTTCAAGAAAGTCGTTCAGACGCTGACGACGCTTCCGAATTTCATCAGCTGGATTATCGTGTACTCGCTGGCATCGGTGATCTTCTCCTCCGGCGGCCTGCTCAATGAAATCTTGTTCAAGCTCCATTGGATCGAGAACGCGACGAACGTGCTCGGCAATCAGCCGGCGACCTGGTGGTTCCAAACGGCCATCTCGGTCTGGAAGGGACTCGGCTTCGGCAGCATCATCTACCTGGCGGCCATCGCCGGCATCGATCCCGAGCTGTACGATGCCGCCAAAGTCGACGGCGCGGGCAGGCTGCAGCGAATCATGGCCATCACGGTGCCCGGTATTCTGCCGACCTTCTTCGTACTGACGCTGCTCAACATCGCCAATATTTTGTCCTCGACCAGCTTCGAGCAGAATCTCGTCTTCTACAATTCGCTCGTCGCCGACAAGCTGGAAACGCTGGACTACTTCGTCTACCGCACGGGAATCGCGACCGGCGACGTTTCGTTCGGTACGGCCGTCGGTATCGCGAAATCGATCATCAGCATCGTGCTGCTGTTCTCGATCAATGCCGTTTCGAAGCGGGTGAGAGGCCAGTCGGTATTCTAA
- a CDS encoding GNAT family N-acetyltransferase: protein MVEIRKARLGEAEALRSLYVEAAEWIRETKGYNQWQEASFTEAYIEQFLRTRDVFVAELGGRVVGCFSVECEEELFWGERFHRDAGYVHRLVVSRKHQGLDIGGQMLAWAAGFIRSQGKSWLRLDCMADNPPLNRFYERQGLTFVGRVDVDVWRANLYEKRVNS from the coding sequence ATGGTTGAAATTCGAAAGGCGCGACTGGGTGAAGCGGAAGCGCTGCGAAGCTTGTACGTGGAAGCTGCGGAATGGATCCGCGAAACGAAGGGGTATAACCAATGGCAGGAAGCGTCGTTTACCGAAGCGTACATCGAACAATTCCTGCGCACGCGCGATGTATTCGTCGCCGAGCTCGGAGGCCGAGTGGTCGGCTGCTTCTCCGTGGAGTGCGAGGAGGAATTGTTCTGGGGCGAACGATTCCATCGCGATGCCGGATACGTTCACCGGCTGGTCGTATCGCGAAAGCATCAGGGGCTGGACATCGGCGGGCAAATGCTGGCTTGGGCGGCCGGCTTCATCCGCAGCCAAGGGAAATCCTGGCTGCGGCTGGATTGCATGGCGGACAACCCGCCGCTCAACCGATTTTATGAAAGGCAGGGGCTGACGTTCGTCGGACGTGTCGATGTAGACGTGTGGAGAGCGAATTTATACGAGAAGCGGGTAAATTCGTAG
- a CDS encoding DUF1904 family protein, giving the protein MPFLRFKGFTASFLKQFTPSLVEEFSNLVKIPQEIVKVELLDIQIITNTPRSLEILMFQRAQELHDAIASKLHRMLVEFGYENVHIFFVILSPALYYKEGQPLLHVQSQSQPV; this is encoded by the coding sequence GTGCCATTTTTACGCTTCAAAGGTTTTACGGCTTCATTCTTGAAGCAATTCACCCCGTCGCTCGTCGAGGAATTTTCCAATCTCGTCAAGATTCCGCAAGAAATCGTCAAGGTCGAGCTGTTGGACATCCAAATCATTACGAATACGCCAAGGTCGCTTGAAATCCTGATGTTCCAGCGTGCCCAGGAGCTGCACGACGCTATAGCGTCCAAGCTGCATCGGATGCTGGTGGAATTCGGGTACGAGAACGTCCATATTTTCTTCGTCATCCTCTCCCCGGCGCTTTATTATAAAGAAGGCCAGCCGCTGCTGCATGTACAATCGCAATCGCAGCCGGTTTAG
- a CDS encoding beta-galactosidase yields the protein MNRRTQGAEEQHLGSMEPIAWDRISYTINGKRQFLISGEFHYFRVPARDWRERLERFREAGGNCVATYIPWILHEPAEGDIRFGDKPERDLERFLALCGELGLYVICRPGPYQYSEMKYCGLPPWLIDGYPDILARTIDGHIMVRDSVSYLHPVFLAKVKAWFNIVCPIIAAYATSKGGPVAFVQFDNELTGIHEWFGGWDYHPETMGFGREEGRYTAFLRNKYRTVERLNAAYGTAVSVLADMRPISSAAMTSIGDRRRVKDYQDFYFGTIAEYAVLLTGWMRESGIDGDFIHNSANPGSNGYHAETVERLGSGFILGSDHYYNLDLDWNANNPTPKYAVNALLSHEMLRHYGFPSTIYELPGGSPSDWPPITADDLSCCYWTNIAFGMKGFNYYVFAGGYNPEGIGGDGEVYDYQAAIAPDNAIRPHYYAQKRFGALLQEHSWLVEAERAVDFYIGLDREHSRSSYYAAGHRPFGNADAWTFLSKGLLMTSLCASYSPELLDLYSDNAVNAAGKPILVAASACMAANVQQRLVNAVKRGGKLLLAPVIPQLDENFNPCTILKDFLDGAEAEPFTASEREVRVGSIPQVYVNQGLWVSAKLPEGASVIAEEKKSGGIAGWKKRYPNGGCVIWLGIQWKFTKYGHMDMLRELLNELGGDAPAVRCDNPNLWTALRSDGSSRMLFVMNLFASPMEADVSLRLSDGQYAEPIRCCLKPMEVQTLLIDDNGAAHDVRFGRDEAAPIRSFEEREA from the coding sequence ATGAACAGACGTACGCAAGGTGCAGAAGAGCAGCATCTCGGCAGCATGGAACCGATCGCTTGGGATCGGATATCTTACACGATCAATGGGAAGCGGCAGTTTCTCATCTCCGGCGAATTTCATTATTTCCGGGTGCCGGCGCGGGACTGGAGGGAACGGCTGGAACGGTTCCGCGAAGCAGGCGGCAATTGCGTGGCGACGTATATTCCGTGGATTCTTCACGAGCCCGCGGAAGGGGACATTCGCTTCGGCGACAAGCCGGAACGCGATTTGGAACGGTTCTTGGCCTTATGCGGGGAGCTTGGCCTCTATGTGATCTGCCGGCCTGGTCCGTATCAATATTCCGAGATGAAATATTGCGGCTTGCCCCCGTGGCTGATCGACGGTTACCCGGACATTCTTGCCCGTACGATCGATGGCCATATTATGGTGCGAGATTCGGTATCGTATTTGCATCCGGTGTTTCTGGCTAAAGTGAAAGCCTGGTTCAATATCGTCTGTCCGATCATCGCCGCATACGCGACAAGCAAAGGCGGGCCGGTCGCTTTCGTTCAATTCGATAATGAATTGACGGGCATCCACGAATGGTTCGGCGGCTGGGACTACCATCCGGAGACGATGGGCTTCGGCAGAGAAGAGGGGCGGTACACTGCTTTTCTGCGAAACAAATATAGGACGGTGGAGCGGCTTAATGCCGCCTATGGAACGGCGGTTTCCGTCCTCGCGGATATGCGCCCGATAAGCAGTGCCGCCATGACGAGCATCGGCGACAGGCGCCGCGTGAAGGATTACCAGGATTTCTATTTCGGCACGATTGCCGAGTACGCCGTCCTGTTGACCGGCTGGATGCGCGAGTCCGGCATCGATGGCGACTTCATTCATAATTCGGCGAATCCGGGCTCGAACGGCTACCATGCCGAGACGGTCGAACGGCTCGGAAGCGGCTTCATTCTTGGTTCGGATCATTACTACAACCTCGATCTCGATTGGAATGCCAACAATCCGACCCCCAAATACGCGGTGAACGCGCTGTTGTCCCATGAAATGCTGAGACATTACGGGTTTCCGTCGACCATCTACGAATTGCCTGGCGGGAGCCCGTCGGACTGGCCGCCGATTACGGCCGACGACTTAAGCTGCTGCTATTGGACGAATATTGCTTTTGGCATGAAAGGCTTCAATTATTACGTATTCGCGGGCGGTTACAATCCGGAGGGAATTGGAGGCGATGGAGAGGTTTACGATTATCAGGCGGCAATTGCGCCGGACAACGCGATCCGCCCGCATTATTACGCGCAGAAGCGGTTCGGCGCTCTGCTTCAGGAGCATAGCTGGCTCGTAGAAGCGGAACGGGCGGTCGATTTCTATATCGGTTTAGACCGCGAGCACAGCCGCAGCAGCTATTACGCCGCCGGCCACCGGCCTTTCGGCAATGCGGATGCGTGGACGTTTCTGTCTAAAGGGCTGCTCATGACATCGCTCTGCGCTTCGTATTCGCCGGAACTGCTTGATCTGTACAGCGATAACGCAGTGAATGCCGCCGGCAAACCGATTCTCGTCGCGGCATCGGCATGCATGGCGGCTAATGTGCAGCAGCGATTGGTTAATGCCGTTAAACGAGGCGGTAAACTGCTGCTGGCACCCGTCATTCCGCAGCTGGACGAGAATTTCAACCCCTGTACGATCCTGAAGGACTTCTTGGATGGCGCCGAAGCCGAACCGTTCACAGCGAGCGAACGGGAAGTACGCGTCGGCTCCATTCCGCAGGTGTACGTCAATCAAGGCTTGTGGGTGAGCGCGAAGCTGCCTGAAGGCGCCTCAGTCATCGCGGAGGAGAAGAAGAGCGGCGGTATCGCCGGCTGGAAGAAGAGGTACCCGAACGGAGGCTGCGTCATCTGGCTCGGCATCCAATGGAAATTTACGAAATACGGTCATATGGACATGCTGCGCGAGCTGTTGAATGAGCTTGGCGGCGACGCGCCAGCCGTGCGATGCGACAATCCGAATTTGTGGACCGCCTTGCGGAGCGATGGCAGCAGCCGAATGCTGTTCGTCATGAACCTTTTCGCCTCACCGATGGAAGCGGATGTCAGCCTTCGCTTGTCCGACGGTCAATATGCCGAGCCAATCCGATGCTGTCTGAAGCCGATGGAAGTCCAGACGTTGTTAATCGATGACAACGGCGCGGCGCACGACGTTCGCTTTGGACGAGACGAGGCGGCACCGATACGTTCATTCGAAGAAAGAGAGGCGTGA
- a CDS encoding tetratricopeptide repeat protein, whose amino-acid sequence MRSREELIPLIKRREEGRAKQDQVLLGEVRNELIALLADYPDDAEINYQTGIAHDNSGLGNDAIPYYERALELGLSGPDLERCLMGLGSTYRYWGDYERAVETLRRGNRAFPENRAIQVFLAMALYNSRHYKDSVQLLIATLMETTVDEKLHYFKRGILAYNEDLDETAGTE is encoded by the coding sequence ATGCGCAGCAGAGAAGAATTAATCCCGTTAATTAAACGGCGCGAAGAAGGACGAGCCAAGCAGGATCAAGTGCTATTAGGCGAGGTACGCAATGAATTGATCGCATTGCTTGCCGACTACCCGGACGATGCTGAGATCAATTACCAAACCGGTATCGCCCATGACAATTCGGGTCTTGGAAACGATGCGATTCCCTATTATGAACGTGCGCTTGAGCTGGGACTTTCCGGTCCTGATCTTGAAAGATGCCTGATGGGACTAGGGAGTACGTACCGCTACTGGGGAGATTACGAGCGAGCTGTCGAGACGTTACGCAGAGGAAACCGGGCATTTCCCGAGAATCGGGCTATTCAGGTGTTTCTCGCCATGGCGCTGTACAACAGCCGGCATTATAAAGACAGTGTCCAGCTGCTGATCGCAACGTTAATGGAAACGACCGTTGACGAGAAGCTGCACTATTTCAAACGCGGAATCTTGGCTTACAACGAAGATCTCGATGAAACAGCCGGAACCGAATGA
- a CDS encoding extracellular solute-binding protein, which translates to MNQNKTVKASTLLVLTAMLVALTGCGSNNSSNNASSTNANAPASGNNGGNAAATNNAGTTTNDGAAATTDNSGTTTNDSGATTDNAEPAAPAKDQITIKVEVNATQKDFENTDVYNEITKQTGVTMDLQTYDEEKFKLEMAGGDLPDVFQVPTKYLAQLIDGGSIMPLDDLVASNGPDIQKPTFAKSLSYSKQFWSNGTGKLYVVPVQVGKAGWGFDQQTGFNVRWDYYKELGYPEIHSVDDMVNVLGDMVAKHPKTADGKKVYGTAIWNDWGTWGLTDMGMITGNGTVANNYTDVANSGFWQTADFLYKSKKKGILDPDAFTAKYNDIVTKATQGTLLNSVATWPYQAVNADLLKEGPDHGYVTIPLDWGFAWVGGSTVAGWADRAWAISSKAKDPARAMDLINFLTSEQGSRLIASGVQGVHWDMVDGKPQMKPEIVQLAAAGGDAYKKTGIGMFANQQGMTDFSTLSDGSLVNLFDTPEVFATKVNSLNKDYDDHYGVTYPAAAYKKYADEGKVLTLDVVPQDVTAAMPAPPDDIKRIQTKLDDMMTKGIPDIVLHAKDDADYTKRQQALIKKLNDAGADKYWTWYMQAFNDTKAKFQ; encoded by the coding sequence ATGAATCAGAACAAGACGGTCAAAGCAAGCACGCTCCTTGTATTGACGGCCATGCTGGTCGCGCTCACGGGCTGCGGAAGCAACAATTCGTCTAACAATGCGTCGAGCACGAACGCCAATGCTCCGGCTTCGGGCAACAACGGCGGTAATGCGGCAGCGACGAACAATGCGGGCACGACGACGAATGACGGTGCCGCGGCGACGACGGACAACAGCGGCACGACGACGAACGACAGCGGGGCAACGACGGATAACGCCGAGCCTGCCGCGCCGGCGAAAGACCAGATTACGATTAAAGTGGAGGTCAATGCGACGCAGAAGGATTTTGAAAATACGGACGTCTACAACGAAATCACGAAACAAACCGGCGTCACGATGGATCTGCAGACGTACGACGAAGAGAAGTTCAAGCTGGAGATGGCGGGCGGCGACTTGCCGGACGTGTTCCAAGTGCCGACGAAATATTTGGCGCAGTTGATCGATGGCGGAAGCATCATGCCGCTCGACGACTTGGTCGCCTCGAACGGTCCGGACATCCAGAAACCGACTTTCGCGAAAAGCCTCTCTTACAGCAAGCAGTTCTGGAGCAACGGTACGGGCAAGCTCTATGTCGTTCCGGTTCAAGTGGGCAAGGCGGGCTGGGGCTTCGATCAACAAACCGGCTTTAATGTACGCTGGGATTACTACAAAGAGCTCGGCTATCCGGAAATCCATTCCGTCGACGACATGGTCAATGTGCTTGGGGACATGGTCGCCAAGCATCCGAAGACGGCAGACGGCAAGAAAGTTTACGGCACGGCCATCTGGAACGACTGGGGAACTTGGGGCCTCACCGATATGGGCATGATCACCGGCAATGGAACGGTCGCCAACAATTACACGGACGTCGCGAACAGCGGCTTCTGGCAAACGGCGGATTTCCTGTACAAATCGAAGAAGAAGGGCATTCTCGATCCCGATGCATTCACCGCCAAATACAACGATATCGTGACGAAAGCGACGCAAGGCACGCTGCTTAACTCCGTCGCCACCTGGCCATACCAAGCCGTCAACGCCGATTTGCTCAAAGAAGGTCCGGATCACGGCTATGTCACGATTCCGCTCGACTGGGGCTTTGCATGGGTAGGCGGCTCGACGGTTGCGGGCTGGGCGGACCGCGCTTGGGCGATCTCGTCCAAAGCGAAGGATCCCGCGCGCGCCATGGATCTCATCAACTTCTTGACATCCGAGCAAGGATCCCGTCTGATCGCGAGCGGCGTTCAGGGCGTCCATTGGGACATGGTCGACGGCAAACCGCAGATGAAGCCGGAAATCGTGCAGCTTGCAGCGGCAGGCGGAGATGCTTATAAGAAAACGGGCATCGGCATGTTTGCGAATCAGCAGGGAATGACCGACTTCTCGACGCTGAGCGACGGCAGCCTCGTCAATCTGTTCGATACGCCGGAAGTGTTCGCGACGAAAGTCAATTCGTTGAATAAAGATTACGATGACCACTATGGCGTCACTTACCCGGCAGCCGCCTACAAGAAATACGCCGATGAAGGCAAAGTATTGACGCTCGACGTCGTGCCGCAGGACGTCACGGCCGCGATGCCTGCTCCGCCGGACGATATCAAACGCATCCAAACGAAGCTGGACGATATGATGACGAAAGGCATTCCGGATATCGTGCTTCACGCCAAGGATGACGCGGATTATACGAAACGCCAGCAAGCGCTGATCAAGAAATTGAACGACGCCGGAGCGGATAAATATTGGACGTGGTATATGCAGGCGTTCAACGATACGAAAGCGAAATTCCAATAA
- a CDS encoding IS1182 family transposase (programmed frameshift), whose protein sequence is MLRSNKEKQQNYELVSIEDLVPADHMLRKIDKYIDFTFIDEKVRHLYSQDNGRPAIDPLVLFKMIFLGYFYGIRSERQLEREVQTNLAYRWFLGLGLTDRVPDHTTISWNRRTRFKGTSVFQDIFDEIVLQAISHRMVGGRMLVSDSTHVKANANKHKYTKEQVQQNTRDYLDELNSAVESDRKAQGKKPLKPREEVNEDKEVKVSTTDPDSGYMFREGKPEGFFYLDHRTVDAKHNLITDVFVTAGNVHDSVPYLSRLDRQRNRFGFAVEAVALDSGYMTTPICKGLEDRNIFGVIAHRRFQPTLGLIPKWKFTYDAERNVYVCPQQQELPYRTTDREGYRHYASNPKQCASCPMLEKCTRSRNKRKIVTRHIWEDSKEKVRLNRLSKSGKKLYRKRKETIERSFADAKQLHGFRYCRLRGLHNVMEQALMTAAVQNMKKIALQLEKRASEG, encoded by the exons GTGCTACGATCGAACAAAGAAAAACAGCAGAATTACGAATTGGTTTCCATAGAAGATTTGGTACCTGCGGATCACATGCTTCGCAAGATCGATAAATACATTGACTTCACCTTTATCGACGAGAAGGTTCGCCATCTCTATTCGCAAGACAATGGGCGTCCAGCTATCGATCCCCTTGTTCTCTTCAAGATGATCTTCTTAGGCTATTTCTACGGCATTCGTTCCGAACGTCAACTGGAACGCGAGGTCCAAACGAACTTGGCTTATCGCTGGTTTCTAGGATTGGGACTCACCGATCGTGTTCCGGACCACACCACGATCAGCTGGAATCGTCGTACGCGTTTCAAAGGTACCTCGGTTTTCCAGGACATCTTCGATGAGATTGTGCTGCAAGCCATCTCGCATCGGATGGTTGGCGGTCGTATGCTCGTTTCCGATTCCACGCATGTAAAAGCCAATGCGAATAAACACAAATACACCAAAGAGCAGGTTCAGCAAAACACGCGTGATTATCTGGACGAGTTAAATTCCGCGGTCGAATCTGACCGAAAAGCGCAAGGAAAAAAGC CTCTAAAACCACGAGAGGAGGTGAATGAAGACAAGGAAGTGAAGGTCAGTACAACCGACCCGGACAGCGGTTATATGTTTCGAGAAGGCAAGCCGGAAGGCTTCTTCTATCTGGACCACCGCACCGTCGATGCGAAACACAACCTCATTACCGATGTCTTCGTCACCGCAGGCAATGTGCATGATTCCGTGCCGTATCTCTCACGCTTGGACCGCCAACGTAACCGATTTGGTTTTGCCGTAGAAGCTGTCGCACTTGATTCTGGTTATATGACAACGCCGATTTGCAAGGGACTTGAAGACCGTAACATTTTCGGCGTCATTGCGCACCGAAGATTTCAACCAACACTGGGTCTGATTCCAAAGTGGAAGTTTACCTATGATGCAGAGCGAAACGTTTACGTATGCCCACAGCAGCAAGAGCTGCCCTACCGAACCACGGACCGTGAAGGTTACCGGCACTATGCTTCAAACCCGAAACAGTGCGCATCCTGCCCGATGCTGGAGAAGTGCACACGATCCCGCAACAAGCGAAAGATTGTGACCCGGCATATCTGGGAGGACAGCAAGGAGAAAGTACGTTTGAATCGCCTGAGCAAGTCGGGGAAAAAGTTGTACCGAAAACGAAAAGAAACAATTGAGCGAAGCTTCGCGGATGCTAAACAGCTCCACGGGTTTCGCTATTGCCGTTTGCGGGGGTTACATAACGTGATGGAACAAGCGTTGATGACCGCCGCCGTACAGAACATGAAGAAGATTGCCCTCCAACTAGAGAAGAGGGCTTCGGAGGGGTAA
- a CDS encoding alpha-L-fucosidase: MANEHTDHMQWFMNDRFGMFIHWGLYAIPARGEWVRSLEKLTAEQYEPFFREFNPIKYNPREWARAAKAAGMKYAVMTAKHHDGFCLFDSQLTDYKATNTPAGRDLIRAYIDAFREEGIRIGLYYSIIDWHHEDYPHYGDKIHPMRDNDAFIDKPIDFDNYLTYMHGQVKELLTGYGKIDVMWFDFSYDDMTGEKWRATELVTMMRAIQPDIVIDNRLGGDKKSAQPEAFAGDFMSPEQLLPAEGIVNEAGQPLPWEACITLNDHWGYCSGDTNYKSPKTVIRGLVECVSKGGNLLLNVGPNAKGQIPPQSLDILADVGRWMDDNARSIYGCGPSKLEKPEWGRYTQNGNLLYAHIYDRGMGPINFRGLQGKIKRARLLADGTEIKVETPWNAWEYPLDAFISFSSAELPDDIDTVVELELISD; the protein is encoded by the coding sequence ATGGCAAACGAACATACGGATCATATGCAATGGTTCATGAATGACCGCTTCGGCATGTTTATTCACTGGGGGCTGTACGCAATCCCTGCGCGAGGCGAATGGGTGCGAAGCCTAGAGAAGCTGACGGCGGAACAATATGAGCCGTTTTTTCGAGAATTTAACCCCATTAAATACAATCCAAGAGAGTGGGCCAGAGCTGCGAAGGCCGCGGGCATGAAATACGCGGTCATGACAGCCAAGCATCATGACGGGTTCTGTCTGTTCGACAGTCAACTGACGGATTACAAGGCAACGAACACGCCTGCCGGCAGAGATTTGATCCGGGCCTACATCGACGCCTTCCGCGAAGAGGGCATTCGGATCGGCCTCTATTACTCGATCATCGACTGGCATCACGAGGATTATCCGCATTACGGCGACAAAATCCACCCCATGCGCGACAACGATGCGTTCATAGACAAACCGATCGACTTCGATAACTATTTGACTTACATGCACGGTCAAGTGAAGGAACTGCTTACGGGTTACGGCAAAATCGACGTCATGTGGTTCGATTTCTCCTACGACGATATGACGGGCGAGAAGTGGCGAGCGACGGAATTGGTGACGATGATGCGCGCGATTCAGCCGGATATCGTCATCGACAACCGGCTCGGCGGCGACAAGAAATCCGCGCAGCCCGAAGCGTTCGCCGGCGACTTCATGAGTCCGGAACAGCTGCTGCCGGCGGAAGGCATCGTGAACGAGGCGGGGCAGCCGCTGCCTTGGGAAGCATGCATCACGCTGAACGATCATTGGGGCTACTGTTCGGGCGATACGAATTACAAATCGCCGAAGACGGTCATTCGCGGTTTGGTGGAATGCGTCAGCAAAGGCGGCAATCTGCTGCTCAATGTCGGTCCGAATGCCAAGGGGCAAATTCCGCCCCAATCGCTCGACATCCTAGCGGACGTCGGCAGATGGATGGATGACAACGCACGGAGCATATACGGCTGCGGTCCGTCGAAGCTGGAGAAGCCGGAGTGGGGGCGCTACACGCAGAACGGAAACCTGCTTTATGCGCACATCTACGATCGAGGCATGGGGCCGATCAATTTCCGAGGTTTGCAGGGGAAAATCAAACGGGCCAGACTGCTCGCGGACGGCACCGAAATCAAAGTGGAAACGCCATGGAATGCATGGGAATATCCGCTCGATGCGTTTATCAGCTTCAGCAGCGCGGAGCTTCCGGACGACATCGATACGGTAGTGGAGCTGGAATTGATCTCGGACTAG